The following proteins come from a genomic window of Triticum aestivum cultivar Chinese Spring chromosome 6A, IWGSC CS RefSeq v2.1, whole genome shotgun sequence:
- the LOC123131048 gene encoding uncharacterized protein, translating into MVAPMVIASAGLGMLAGVAMANRTTGDGLPAASRWDARPRCSTCSGTGREECLCSRWSDGDVGCGTCSGSGRKRCRSCGGSGTGRQLPVRLIAQQQKLPTIAPGRRGN; encoded by the coding sequence ATGGTGGCGCCCATGGTGATCGCGTCGGCGGGGCTCGGGATGCTGGCGGGCGTGGCGATGGCGAACCGGACGACCGGGGACGGGCTGCCTGCGGCGTCCAGGTGGGACGCGCGGCCACGCTGCTCCACGTGCAGCGGCACCGGCCGGGAGGAGTGCCTCTGCAGCCGTTGGTCCGACGGCGACGTCGGCTGCGGGACGTGCTCCGGCTCCGGCCGCAAGCGGTGCCGCAGCTGCGGAGGCTCTGGCACCGGCCGGCAGCTCCCGGTGCGGCTCATCGCCCAGCAGCAGAAGCTGCCGACGATCGCGCCCGGGCGACGCGGAAACTGA
- the LOC123128544 gene encoding uncharacterized protein: MVSPMVIASAGLGMLAGVAMANRTTGDGLPAASRWNARPRCSTCSGTGREECLCSRWSDGDVGCGTCSGSGRKRCRSCGGSGTGRPLPARLVVQEQKLPTPPGRRGDYN; this comes from the coding sequence ATGGTTTCGCCCATGGTGATCGCGTCGGCGGGGCTCGGGATGCTGGCGGGCGTGGCGATGGCGAACCGGACGACGGGCGACGGGCTGCCGGCGGCGTCCAGGTGGAACGCGCGGCCCCGTTGCTCCACGTGCAGCGGCACCGGCCGGGAGGAGTGCCTCTGCAGCCGTTGGTCCGACGGCGACGTCGGCTGCGGGACGTGCTCCGGCTCCGGTCGCAAGCGGTGCCGCAGCTGTGGAGGCTCTGGCACCGGCCGGCCGCTCCCGGCGCGACTCGTCGTCCAGGAGCAGAAGCTGCCGACCCCGCCCGGGCGACGCGGAGACTACAACTAA